AAAAAGATGGTAAACGGCAGCTGCATGCTCAGAAACATCTGCGATAGCACCAGCCCCTTAAACGGATCGCCAATAATGAAGATGATAACCGTTGCCGCAACCAGCGAAATGGATACGCCAACCCTAGAGTGCGAGTCCTTTATATCGTAAGGCTCGTTGAACATGCCGGCAAAGATGGAACCTGCAGCCATCCCCGAGGTGATGGTAGATGCCACACCTGCAAAGAGCAGCGCAACGGCAAATACGTTGCTGGCGTTATTGCCCAGCAGCGGGATAAGCAGGTTCTTTGCCTGCTGCAGCTCCGTCACCTCGGTTCCGGCGGCAAAGAAGGTGGCCGCCGCCAGCAGTATCATGGCGCTATTAATGGCCCAGCCAACCACCATCGACAGCAGCGTATCAAAGAACTCGTACTTGAGCTGCTTCTCCCGAACCTTTTCATCGGTTAGGTTCCACTGGCGGCTCTGGATCACCTCGGAGTGCAGAAACAGGTTGTGCGGCATTACCACCGCTCCCAGCACGCTCATAATAATTACCATAGAGCCTTCGGGGAACGAAGGGGTAACCCAAGCCTTTGTAGCCGCACCCCAATCGATGTTCACCAGCGAGAGCTCGTAGATAAAGGAAAGGCCGATGATGGATACAAAGGCGATAATCCAGCGCTCGATGATACGGTAGCTGTTGGTGAGCAGCATGATGAGCACAAACACCAGCACCAGCACCGCCCCTACCTTTATAGGGATTGAAAAGAGCATGTTAAGGGCAATAGCGCCACCTAGAATTTCGGCTAGCGAGGTAGATACAGATGCTAGCATTGCCGAACCCAGAAAAGCCTTAGCCGTACGGGGCGCAAAGTACTTGTTGGCCGCCTCCGATAGGCATAGGCCAGTAGCAATGCCAAGGTGCGCCACATTATGCTGAAGCACTATAAGCAGAACGGTAGAAAGGGTAATCATCCAAAGCAGCGAGTAGCCGTAGGTTGCTCCAGCGGCAAGGTTCGATGCCCAGTTTCCGGGATCGATAAAGCCAACGGTAACCAGCAGGCCCGGTCCTACATACTTCAATATTTCCAGCGCACTAAACTGCGGATGATGGTTCTTGGGGTCTTTAATCCAGCTCATTATTATGTATTCAATTTAGTAGTAAAGATAGCCATCAAAAATATGCAATTGATGTTTCCTCGGCTAACAAACAGGGATTTCGCATTTAAGAATCCATCTTTCATAAAAGAGGTAGACGCTAAAGAATCAGCATGTCGTATCACAAAGCATATCCCCCGCCAGCGGGGGATAACCTTCGAAATGGAGTTGTACCATTATTTAAAAGCGAAATTCCTCGCTTAACAAAAAAAGGCGCGACATGTTTTGCCGCGCCTTTCCACCGCACTATGAGGCGCTAGTTCTTTTCGATAATCTGCATTAGCTCATCGAGGTTAGGCGTAAGGATGATTTCGGTACGCCTATTCTTCTGACGGGCCTGAGGTGTCTTGGCCGCCTCCATAGGAAGGTACTGGCTACGGCCTGCACCGGTTATACGTGTAGGATTAATCCCCTTATTCTCGGTAAGCAAGCGCACTACCGTAGTTGCACGCTTCACGCTCAGGTCCCAGTTATCCTTAAGTTCGCCACGTCCCTGGTAGGGTACATCGTCGGTGTGCCCCTCTACCATAATGTTGATATCGGGATTTTGGGCGAGCACCTCTGCTAAACCTCTGATTGCATCGGCACCTCGAGTGTCAATCTCAAAGCTTCCCGACTTAAATAGCAGCTTATCTTCCATCGACACGTACACCATCCCGTTCTTTTGGGTAATGGTAAGCCCCTTACCATCAAATCCGATAAGCGCATTCTTCACCTTTTGGCGCAGAGCGTTGCTTATCGAATCCTTCTTGGCAAGCATGGCTTGCAGCTCAATAAGGGTGGCGCTCTTTTCGTTCAGGTTACGAAGTAGCGAATCCATCTGCGTCTGAGCCGAGCTCAGCTTGCTGCTACGAGCATTCAGCTGCCCTTCGAGCGCACGCAGCGAGTCTTCGCGTTGCATCAACAACGATTGCGCTTTTTGGATTTCGGCAAGCAGCTTCTTGGTTTCGGACTGAGTTCCCTTTAGCAGCGCATCATGTGCCAGGTTAAGGTCGTTGTACCTATCTTGCAGCTTCGAGTAGTCTTGGGTTAAGGCAACAAACGCAATCTGACGCTTGGTGCTATCGGAAATTAAGGCCGCTTTTTCGCGTTCGAGCACCGACCTTACAGACGATAGCTCGCGTACCCGGATTTTTAGAGAGTCGTTTTCGCGGCTAAATCGGCTACGCTCCTCCTCGCATTTGGTGTTGTTGTCCTTTAGAAGGTTATACTGCTTAGCAGGAACGCACGAGAACAGCGAAAGACCCACAAGCGCAGCTAACAATAGTGTTTTTTGAGCACCCTTCATAGTCAATTGTTTTTGTATAATAGCTTTATTACTAGCGCTTAGTTAACATCGTTAAAATTAGGCAAAACATTCTAACTTCAAACCTAATAATCAAAAATGAGGGTTTTTTATGATTTGTAATTTTTAACTTTGCCCCGTTCTATCTACAATGTCAGATGACTGAAGAGACTAAGAGATTACTTGAAAGCATAGATACACCCAACGACCTAAAACGCCTAGATGTATCCCAACTCGAGCAGGTTTGCTCCGAGCTAAGGGAGTTTATCATCGACCAAGTATCTACCAATCCGGGGCACTTTGGTGCCGGGCTTGGCGTGGTGGAGCTTACCGTTGCGCTACACTACGTTTTCAATACGCCTTACGATAAGCTGATTTGGGATGTGGGCCACCAAGCCTACCCCCACAAGATACTCACAGGCCGCCGTAAGCAGTTTCACACCAACCGAAAGTATAAGGGGCTTAGCGGTTTTCCTAAGATGGACGAAAGCGAGTACGATGCCTTTGGCGTTGGCCACTCCTCTACCTCCATATCGGCAGCGCTTGGCATGGCCATTGCCGCCAAAATGAACAAGGAAAGCCGCCACGTGGTAGCCATCATCGGCGATGGCTCCATGACTGCCGGGTTGGCCTTCGAGGGGCTCAACAACGCCGGCATCGATAAGTCTGACCTTTTGGTAATCCTTAACGATAACAACATGGCCATCGATG
The Acetobacteroides hydrogenigenes genome window above contains:
- a CDS encoding OmpA family protein, translating into MKGAQKTLLLAALVGLSLFSCVPAKQYNLLKDNNTKCEEERSRFSRENDSLKIRVRELSSVRSVLEREKAALISDSTKRQIAFVALTQDYSKLQDRYNDLNLAHDALLKGTQSETKKLLAEIQKAQSLLMQREDSLRALEGQLNARSSKLSSAQTQMDSLLRNLNEKSATLIELQAMLAKKDSISNALRQKVKNALIGFDGKGLTITQKNGMVYVSMEDKLLFKSGSFEIDTRGADAIRGLAEVLAQNPDINIMVEGHTDDVPYQGRGELKDNWDLSVKRATTVVRLLTENKGINPTRITGAGRSQYLPMEAAKTPQARQKNRRTEIILTPNLDELMQIIEKN
- a CDS encoding Nramp family divalent metal transporter — its product is MSWIKDPKNHHPQFSALEILKYVGPGLLVTVGFIDPGNWASNLAAGATYGYSLLWMITLSTVLLIVLQHNVAHLGIATGLCLSEAANKYFAPRTAKAFLGSAMLASVSTSLAEILGGAIALNMLFSIPIKVGAVLVLVFVLIMLLTNSYRIIERWIIAFVSIIGLSFIYELSLVNIDWGAATKAWVTPSFPEGSMVIIMSVLGAVVMPHNLFLHSEVIQSRQWNLTDEKVREKQLKYEFFDTLLSMVVGWAINSAMILLAAATFFAAGTEVTELQQAKNLLIPLLGNNASNVFAVALLFAGVASTITSGMAAGSIFAGMFNEPYDIKDSHSRVGVSISLVAATVIIFIIGDPFKGLVLSQMFLSMQLPFTIFFQARLTSSERVMGKYKNTPFTRTLIYLLGAIVTVLNIMLLVSFFV